One genomic region from SAR92 clade bacterium H455 encodes:
- a CDS encoding metallophosphoesterase, translated as MSTVHITQITDLHLGANEQETLGGVTTFEGFKAALQASDDQGRADNLLLLTGDLASDYQAGAYQLLNKTLAEKQRQALWLPGNHDHLETMEANLTAFPRVRIYEAGAWGIILLDSSKVGQPGGHFSEPELQFAEQSLKQLASKFVLVAVHHSPVLVNSAWLDQQQIDNHQRLYDLLAAHGQVKAVVTGHVHQHHDSLWGNIPVYSTPSSCVQFEQHSHDFGLADKPPGYRWLDLHEDGSLNTGVEFLKDFAQQCDRSCAGY; from the coding sequence ATGAGTACAGTGCATATTACCCAAATCACCGATTTGCACCTGGGTGCAAACGAGCAGGAAACCCTCGGCGGCGTCACCACCTTTGAGGGTTTTAAAGCTGCACTACAAGCCTCGGACGATCAGGGTCGCGCCGATAACCTGTTGCTACTTACCGGTGATCTGGCCAGCGACTATCAGGCCGGCGCCTACCAACTGCTGAATAAAACCCTCGCGGAAAAGCAGCGCCAGGCACTTTGGTTGCCTGGCAATCATGATCATCTCGAGACCATGGAGGCTAATCTGACAGCCTTCCCGCGAGTGCGTATTTATGAAGCTGGTGCCTGGGGCATAATTTTATTAGACAGCTCCAAAGTGGGTCAGCCTGGCGGACATTTTTCTGAACCAGAGCTTCAGTTCGCCGAGCAGAGTCTAAAGCAGCTAGCCAGCAAGTTTGTCTTAGTGGCAGTGCATCACTCACCAGTGCTGGTTAATTCCGCCTGGCTCGACCAGCAGCAAATCGACAATCATCAGCGTCTCTATGATCTGCTTGCGGCCCATGGCCAGGTCAAGGCCGTAGTCACAGGTCACGTTCATCAGCACCACGACAGTCTCTGGGGAAATATCCCAGTCTATTCAACACCCTCAAGCTGCGTTCAATTCGAGCAGCACAGCCATGACTTTGGTCTCGCCGATAAACCTCCCGGCTATCGCTGGCTGGATTTGCATGAGGACGGCAGCCTTAATACCGGCGTCGAATTCCTCAAAGATTTTGCCCAGCAGTGCGATCGCAGCTGCGCCGGTTATTAA
- a CDS encoding alpha/beta hydrolase, whose product MPTLLYLHGFNSSPESAKAQQTQQWFGQNAPGTEFICPSLPPYADRAMALLCEIVEARLPEPVFIIGSSMGGFFASCLTERYAQFNVAAVLINPAVSPARGLDKWLGENSNYHSGETWLFEPHHIDEYQRWDPTAIKNKNNYLVLLQSADEVLDYRDAEQRYQGCKIILESGGDHSFIDYHRHLETVYQFLLSAVPSNPQLQPDL is encoded by the coding sequence ATGCCAACGCTGCTTTATTTACATGGGTTTAACAGTTCGCCAGAGTCCGCGAAGGCGCAGCAGACCCAGCAGTGGTTCGGGCAGAATGCCCCTGGAACTGAGTTTATTTGCCCCTCGCTGCCACCTTACGCTGATCGGGCTATGGCGCTGTTATGCGAGATAGTTGAGGCGCGTCTGCCAGAGCCAGTATTTATTATTGGCAGCTCCATGGGCGGTTTTTTCGCCAGCTGTTTGACCGAGCGCTATGCGCAATTTAATGTCGCAGCAGTGTTGATCAATCCGGCGGTAAGCCCGGCTCGGGGTTTGGATAAATGGCTCGGTGAAAACAGCAACTATCACAGTGGCGAAACCTGGCTATTCGAGCCGCATCACATCGATGAATATCAGCGCTGGGACCCAACCGCGATAAAAAATAAAAATAATTATCTAGTGCTATTGCAAAGCGCTGATGAAGTGCTTGATTATCGGGATGCCGAGCAGCGCTACCAAGGCTGCAAAATAATTCTCGAATCCGGTGGTGATCACAGCTTTATTGATTATCATCGACACTTGGAAACCGTCTACCAGTTCTTACTGTCGGCGGTTCCGAGCAACCCACAATTACAACCTGACCTGTAG
- the parE gene encoding DNA topoisomerase IV subunit B codes for MSTYNAEDIEVLTGLDPVRKRPGMYTDTSRPNHLAQEVIDNSVDEALAGHASRIDVTLHKDGSLSVCDDGRGMPVDIHPEQGIPGVEVILSTLHSGGKFSNKNYQFSGGLHGVGVSVVNALSDKLELTVKRGGSVHQITFANGDKTTDLQVIDSCGQRNTGTILRFWPNPIYFDSVKFSLLRLRHVLRAKAVLCSGLTVSFYDENSGESEEWHYQDGLQDYLSGALAGWDVLPATPFIGTYSAANEAADWAVQWMPDGGDLVQESYVNLIPTPQGGTHVNGLRTGLLDAMREFCEFRNLLPRGVKLTPDDIWDRCSFVLSSKLEDPQFSGQTKDRLSSRQAAAFVSGVVKDSFSLWLNQHTEEAEKLAELCIFSAQSRMRASKKVVRKKITQGPALPGKLADCSSGEPERCEIFFVEGDSAGGSAKQARNRENQAIMPLRGKILNTWEVDSQEILGSQEVHDISVALGIDPAIENLDKLRYHKVCILADADSDGLHIATLICALFVRHFRSLVSAGHVYVAMPPLFRIDVGKEVYYALDESEKQGILDRIEAENKRGKVNVQRFKGLGEMNPLQLRETTMNPDTRRLVQLTVDVDDNTDSIMDMLLAKKRSPDRRTWLESKGNLAGIADL; via the coding sequence ATGAGCACATATAACGCAGAAGATATTGAAGTCCTCACCGGACTAGACCCGGTGCGCAAGCGCCCGGGAATGTACACCGACACCAGCCGACCCAATCACCTGGCCCAAGAGGTCATAGATAACAGTGTCGATGAAGCCTTGGCCGGACATGCCAGTCGTATTGATGTGACCCTGCACAAGGATGGCTCTCTCTCAGTCTGTGATGATGGCCGCGGCATGCCCGTGGACATTCACCCAGAGCAGGGTATTCCCGGTGTCGAGGTGATTCTCTCGACCCTTCACTCCGGCGGCAAGTTCTCGAACAAAAACTATCAGTTCTCCGGTGGTCTCCACGGTGTGGGTGTCTCGGTGGTCAACGCCCTCTCCGACAAGCTTGAACTGACGGTCAAGCGCGGTGGCAGTGTCCATCAGATCACCTTTGCCAATGGCGACAAGACCACAGATCTACAAGTGATCGACAGCTGTGGCCAGCGCAATACAGGCACCATTCTACGCTTCTGGCCCAACCCGATTTACTTCGACTCGGTTAAGTTCTCACTGCTGCGTTTGCGCCATGTGTTGCGTGCCAAAGCGGTACTCTGCAGTGGTTTAACCGTGAGCTTCTACGACGAAAATAGCGGCGAGAGCGAAGAGTGGCACTATCAGGACGGCCTGCAAGACTATCTGTCTGGTGCGCTAGCAGGCTGGGATGTATTGCCCGCCACACCCTTTATCGGTACCTATTCCGCAGCCAATGAAGCGGCCGACTGGGCCGTTCAGTGGATGCCCGATGGCGGCGATTTGGTGCAAGAGAGCTACGTTAATCTGATCCCCACTCCTCAGGGTGGCACCCATGTCAACGGTCTGCGCACCGGTCTTTTGGATGCCATGCGTGAGTTCTGTGAATTCAGAAACCTGCTGCCCCGAGGGGTCAAACTGACTCCAGACGATATCTGGGATCGCTGTAGCTTTGTGCTTTCATCGAAGCTTGAAGATCCCCAGTTCTCCGGCCAGACCAAAGATCGTCTGTCATCGCGACAGGCCGCAGCCTTTGTTTCCGGTGTGGTGAAAGACTCCTTTAGCCTGTGGCTCAATCAGCACACAGAAGAGGCTGAAAAACTTGCTGAACTCTGTATCTTCAGCGCCCAGAGCCGCATGCGTGCGAGTAAAAAAGTTGTCCGTAAAAAGATCACTCAGGGCCCAGCACTGCCGGGCAAACTGGCCGACTGTTCCAGCGGCGAGCCAGAGCGCTGTGAAATATTCTTCGTCGAGGGAGACTCTGCTGGTGGTTCTGCCAAGCAGGCCCGCAACCGTGAAAATCAGGCGATCATGCCCCTGCGAGGTAAGATCCTCAATACCTGGGAAGTGGACTCTCAAGAGATCCTCGGTTCTCAGGAAGTCCACGATATCTCCGTGGCCCTGGGCATAGATCCCGCCATCGAGAATCTCGACAAGCTGCGCTATCACAAAGTCTGCATCCTCGCTGACGCCGACTCCGATGGACTGCATATTGCGACTCTGATCTGCGCGTTGTTTGTGCGTCACTTCCGCTCTCTAGTCAGTGCCGGGCATGTCTATGTGGCTATGCCACCACTGTTCCGCATAGACGTGGGCAAAGAGGTCTATTACGCCCTCGATGAGTCGGAAAAGCAGGGCATCCTCGACCGCATTGAAGCCGAGAACAAGCGCGGCAAGGTCAATGTGCAGCGTTTTAAAGGACTGGGTGAAATGAACCCATTACAACTGCGCGAAACCACCATGAACCCAGACACCCGCCGTCTGGTGCAGCTCACCGTGGATGTGGATGATAATACCGACTCAATAATGGATATGTTGCTGGCCAAGAAGCGCTCTCCTGACCGTCGCACTTGGCTGGAAAGTAAAGGCAATCTGGCTGGCATAGCGGATCTTTAA